From Phragmites australis chromosome 5, lpPhrAust1.1, whole genome shotgun sequence, a single genomic window includes:
- the LOC133918150 gene encoding probable E3 ubiquitin-protein ligase ATL44: protein MVVILASLLCALVCLAGLALITRCACCRSRTSTASNSNPNSNSSSLTAPKGLRKKAIEVLPTVSFGDQGGGGRRPSESECTICLVEFAEGEQLRVLPHCTHGFHVACIDAWLGAHASCPSCRTTISSSPRRRCGRCGATCVLGNG from the coding sequence ATGGTGGTCATCCTTGCCTCCCTCCTATGCGCCCTTGTCTGCCTCGCTGGCCTCGCCCTCATCACGCGATGCGCCTGCTGCCGCAGCCGCACCTCTACCGCGAGCAATAGCAATCCTAATAGTAACTCCAGCTCACTGACGGCACCCAAAGGATTGAGGAAGAAGGCCATCGAGGTGCTACCCACCGTCTCCTTCGGcgaccaaggaggaggaggcagaagGCCATCGGAGTCGGAGTGCACCATATGCCTGGTAGAGTTCGCAGAGGGGGAGCAGCTGCGGGTGCTGCCGCACTGCACCCACGGCTTCCACGTCGCCTGCATCGACGCCTGGCTGGGCGCCCACGCCAGCTGCCCCTCCTGCCGGACCACCATCTCATCATCACCAAGGAGGCGGTGCGGGAGGTGCGGGGCGACCTGCGTGTTggggaatgggtag